Part of the Desulfolutivibrio sulfoxidireducens genome is shown below.
GATGTCGTCGGAGGACGTGTTCTCGGGCATCGATCACCTCGCGCCGGGGGGGGGTTGCGGGCCATGGAGAGGCCGCCCGGCGGCCTCTCCATGACAACGGTCAGGCTAGGACTTCTTCGGATGGCAATCCGTGCACTTGGTGGGGCCCTTCTGCTGGGTCTTGTGGCAGCCCAGGCAGCTCTTTTGGCTCTTCATGTCGTGATAGGCCCGGTAGAACGACTTGTCGCTGGTCTTGTCCTTGGGGTCGGTGCTGTCGTGACACCCGGCCGAGGCACACTTCACGATGGCGGCCTTGCCGTCCCACTTGT
Proteins encoded:
- a CDS encoding cytochrome c3 family protein, which codes for MKKWLIGFLGALCVSAFCLPALYAVDAPADLVIKAPEGMAATQAPVNFSHKGHAATDCKVCHHKWDGKAAIVKCASAGCHDSTDPKDKTSDKSFYRAYHDMKSQKSCLGCHKTQQKGPTKCTDCHPKKS